The DNA segment ttctttctttcttaagtGTGGTTATTATTGTTGTGACATGGTTTCTTTCCGTGCAAGTAAATCTTATGAAAGTTTCTTCGGATGTGAAGGTTCGTCAAATCTGTCatattgctttgaaaagagatcATGAATATATTAACACGGTTGAAGAAGGTAGCGAAGAGACACACACGCAGGTAAGATCTTTTATCGCACTTATGGAAATCTAATTATAATTAATCCATCTAATTTACTAAAACTGGTGTGTGTTAATGGTTTTTAAGGTCCAACAAAAGCATATGATTGCTCCACTAGACACGCAATTTCCCCTGGTCTATACGCTTCTGAAAGATCATATCGCCAGTGATGCTGATTACAAGGTCTGTTTTCATGTTCTCATGCTTACAACATATTTTCTTTTGAGctaactgtcattttcgtccctgtggtttgtccaattatgccagtctaggccaaatttcaaatttgtaccatttccGTCCCTGACATTTTTGAAACATGTCACACTAATCCAAAAAGTTAACAGTCGTTAACTTTGACTGTTAAATGAGGGGTAAAAGGtcattttctatttttattttctttttcagtttttttaCACCTCTTtaatacatatacacacatatcataactatacacacacatatatatcgtgtgtgtatatatatgatatGTATTAAAGAGGagtaaaaaattgaaaaagaaaataaaaatgaaaaatcaccTTTTTACCCCTCATTTAACAGTCAAAGTTAAAGACCGTTAACTTTTTTGGATTACATagcatgtttcaagaatgtcagggACAAAAATGGTACAAATTCGAAATTTGGTCTGGTCTGGACTggcataattggacaaaccacagggacgaaaatgacagttaactcttttctttttttcttttagtGATTAGTTTCTAGTATGTTTTGCAGGTTCTTGTGTTTTGCACAACTGCGATGGTCACAAAATTAGTGGCAGACCTACTCGGTCAAATGCGGTTAAACGTCCGGGAAATACATTCGAGGAAGTCTCAAGGTTACAGGACTCAAGTTTCCGATGAATTCAGAAAGTCAAAGGGTCTTATTCTTGTAACTTCTGATGTTTCTGCACGTGGAGTCGATTACCCCGATGTAACACTTGTTATTCAGGTATTACTATTATTACACAATGCTTACAACTATGATAATCCAATTTAGGACTACAAacaaacaaggccttgttcgtttCTTAAGGAATACgtgtgttcatgaactgttcctAAATACCTACCGAACGAGATTTTCTtatcgtgttcgtttgttaaggaaatgaacatcttcatgttcgtttgtgttgtttgttaattttaggaaaTGAACGCAAACGGCCGTTtatgaacacaaacaaacgttcatgaaaacaaatgaacacaaacaggCATTCAtgagtgaaagtgtaaaatacaatatcgcTTAACATACGAGCGTACGCTGTGAAATTACACTTGTTGAAAACATAATTACGCATGTTGAAAGAATGAAGATGATTCCGAGTTTATGTTGAAAGAATGAAGATGATTCCGAGTTTGTGAAGTAGATGTTCCGAGTTTATGTTTTGtgtcaacatgcgtgattatggaAGTGTTCCGAGTTTGTGAAGTAGATGCTCCGAATTTATGTTTTGtgtcaacatgcgtgattatggaAGTGTTCCGAGTTTATGTTTTGTGTCAACATGCGTGATTTCATATCGTACGCTAGtacgttaaggaatattgtacgttaacctcccccatgaacataatatataatatgctgatacttattaaatattttatttgtcagaattttgaagaacttaaaaaaatgtaaaaattaGAAGCACTAATAACAAAGTATCGGACATAAACAAACACGCTACCGaaagttcacgaacataaatgaacaaacgcgggctttgttcatgttcgttcatttaactaaacgaacggaatttcttgtatatgtttgttcatttattaaactaatgaacacaaacgaacttcttGCCGAACGGTTCAGGAGCTATTcgttgaacgttcggttcatttgcagccctgTAATCCATATTAATGGAGATTTTCCTGAGCTGCAAAACAGTTTAATTCGGTGAAATATAATGTAAAATTGTAAATATCTTGCAGATCGGGCTTCCATCTGATAAAGCCCAGTATATACACCGACTTGGAAGAACTGGGCGTAAAGGAAAAGAAGGAGAAGGGATATTATTACTGGCACCATGGGAAGAGTTTTTCTTGTCCACCCTTCGGGATTTGCCGATTTCAAAAGCGGACCCACCTCTTATCGATCCAGACACAAAGAAAAAGGTTAAATTTTATATGTAAACTACACGGATGGTACCtttggtttaccaaaattttggatttgatccctagctttccaaaagtacacaaatgcgttacaaaatgcaaaccacacggaccatctgtgtacttttgaaaagatagggaccaaatccaaaattttggtaaaccacaggaaccatctgtgtactttactcttataAGTATCTATTTGGAGTTTATTTCAGTGGAACTAAGCAAACTGATTGTGTGTGGTTTTGTGTACGCCAGGTAGCGAAAGCGTTGTCTTATGTGGAAATGAAAATTAAAGAAATGGCATACCAGGCATGGCTCGGTTATTACAACTCTAACAAGACCGTTGGGAGGGACAAAAGCAAGCTTGTGGAGCTCGCGAATGAGTTTAGTCGAAGCATGGGGCTTGACACTCCGCCGGCAATGTCCAAACTTGTTCTTGGTAAAATGGGCCTCAAGAATGTTCCTGGCTTGCGTTTTAAATAAGATATGAAGACGGTAACGTTGAATTTCAACTTTTTGTTGTGTTGAACTAAGTATGCAATTTTGTTGTAACAAACCATTTATTCCAATATTTGTAGTTGTAAGTGAAAGTAGTAGTTTTCTTTCCTCAGCTTGTTTAAGTTGTTATTCTACAAATTTATGCTTCAAGAGATTGTAATTTCTGTAAAGAGTtgattactgttttcgtccctgtggtttgtcaaaaatcactattttagtttaaaaattgcgatttcagtccctgtggttttagttccgtaaccatttcagtccatctcgtaaccatttcagtccctctactaacagaataaatggattgaaatggttatgaaagtgaaaccacagggactgaaatggttacgaaagtgaaaccacagggactggaatcacaatttttaaactaatggactgaaatagtgatttttgacaaaccacaaggacgaaaacagtaattaactcttctgTAAATTTAGTAATAGAcaagtttttataaaatttaatctATCGCTTTCCTGATGTAACTAACCCGACTCGTTTCAACGCCTTACAAACCAAACCTATTTTGTCACGTAATGTTTCTTGTAAAATAATCTGATTGCAAGTGACGTGTTTTACATAATTGGCTGGGGCAACTTACTGACTTTTTACAATCGCAAAATGTCAATTTCAGGTGACAAATCTACATATTTTCTGCAACAAAACAATACTCTTATCGCATGGTTAACAGTAAAAGCTACATGACAAAAGGGTACAAAGTGTTTTATATGTACTAAAAACACTAACCATCATAGGTAGAATAACACGAGTAACAAAGGTATAACAGGTTAGAGCGCTACAAATTTTAACATCCCCGAGAAAAACTAATGTACTCAAGTTAAAACTAACATATTCGGCGGTGATGGCCCCTGTATAACaagagaaaaaaacaaaaaaaaaaacaagaggtTTCTTTCTTCTTCATTGCCACCGCCCTAGAGCGCGTATTTTTACATAAAACCAGTGCGTGCGTGTGTGTGTGCTTGCTATTGCTACCCCACAAGCCAAAATCAATAACTAGCACTGCTGACCAGCGAGTATAGACGATTCCTTTGTTGGCACCACGAGCCACTTCTGCCGGTTCCCAGAGGGTCAGCTTTCGCGATTCTCATTGGCTTGCCTGATTAACGTACTTGAGATGTTGTGAACACAATCATACCCTCCTGTGATGAAACAGATATACTTCAACAAGATGGGAACCACCATACACATCTTAATTACTATGattgtgtatgtgtgtgtatgtgtatgtgcatatatatatatatatattctgaaAAGTAGTACATAATGATTACCTTTGATGACGGGGTGACAACGGTTGATCTGGTGAATATAACCTGTGTTCCTCTTGCATTCCCCTAGAACGATTTCCTTCACCGCGTGGTGATTGCTCATTCACAGTGGAAGACCCCACAGGACCCATCGACCCAAACTCAAGCTGCTCGTTTTGATCACACGGATACATCATCACAACACCAGGACCGTTTGACCCATTAGACGGAACACCCGGTAAAGGATACATCCCATAACCCACATTACCAGAACCACCACTTTGACTTGATCCGGGATGCAATAGACCATTCTGTGTTTGGTATGTAGAAAACGAATCGTGTCTATGTGAATTAAATGACCGACTTCCACTTGAACCCAACCGGTCCAGCCTAGCTGTCGATTTATCCATCTGATTACGCTTGTGGTTCTGGTTACGGCCCGAAGCACGTGGTTTCGAGTTACTGTCTCTATCACCATGATTATCGCTTCTATCATAGTTAAAATTCCCTCTCCGATTGCCATCCCTAACGCCAACCTTCTAGAACACGGGTCAAAGAAACAGGTTACAAGACATAATGCAACTAATATTGTGCCGAAAAGGTAAAACTAATGCAAATTATAATGGTATCAAAGATAACCAATAAATAATTAACATATTTAATCTTTTGTCAATTTAGGTGAATTACCTTGAAAAAGTAAAACTAAAGCTATTTTTTCACATCAACCAactttggcccctcaactttgcTATTaaccaactttagcccctcaactttaataataaacaactttagcccctcaaatAGAATAATGACCTGTTTAGCCTTTCAACTTGAATAATGACATATTTAGTATGTTTAGgcgtttagccccttaactaaacAACTTtaacccctcaactttaataataaacaactttagcccttcaactttaataatgacatgtttagccccttaactaaaacatcaaacaactttaactctcacgatttgcttatttttatcaaCGTTTCGAACCCGCTGCAAAGCGCGGGTGGTAACCCACTAGTTTTACACTTTTACTGAAATCAGGTTTGGGTTATAAAGGGAAAATGTTAATTTTCTTACAGGATTTGGTAAATATGTCCCAGTGCCACTACGATATCTTGGCATTTCTTCAGCGTAATGCTGGTAAACGTTAGGAGGTCGGTTGGGACCAGACTGAAGAGGAGCAAAGGGCACGAGTCGCGGTCCGTAATTCATGAGCTGTGTAACTACGTTCATGTTAGGCAAGGGTCTTCCGGGACCATCCCATGGGACACGACCCTGTAAATACATTGGTGGAACCATGAGCGGTGAAGGATAAACCGAGGGTCCATGATGACGTGGACTTTGACAAAACCGACCAAACTGTAGATTCTGCCAATGGCTCGCAAAGTCACTGTTAAGAATATCGGACTTGTGTTGTTCATCTGGTGTCTCACCGGGACCCGCCCCTCGAGGACTAAAATCTACAGACTGATCAACTCCTTCATGATGGAAACTTTGACCAATATCCCCATTTTCTGATGCATTTGTTGACCCGTTTTCCGACGGAACATTATAAAAAGGAAGCATTGTAAGAAAAGGAACAGGTGGCCCGGTGGGATAAAAAGTCAAAGGTGTACCCCCCGAATTCTCCATCATTTGGTGTCTACGGTTGGATCCGATAATCAGTGGGCCCATCGGAAATCCGGAACTAGAACCACTTGTTTGAGCCTGTTCGATATCGGGGTCATGGGGTCTCGAAACATGCATTGGAGCAACAGTCTGCGATACCGACTCGGATCCGAAACTCATTGACGGGACCGGGACCCAGTCCTGGTCATCTTCCACAGACGACTCTATAGAATTGACCGTTTTCTTTCCACGTTTTTCCTTTGTTGACTTGTTGACCGTCAGCGTTTCATCCCTCGAACTCTCTGATGAAGTTTTACTTCTTAGAGAATTACCGTGAGTAGCAGACGAAAGTCTCGAACTCGTGGCACGTTCTTCTAAATAAGCatcgtttaacttattttcttgAAACTGAGAATAATCCAAATGATTATTGTCTCTTACCCGATCTCGTTTTTCTTTGTTATTCTTTTGTTGACTTCTTACTAACCCACCGGACCCACCTACACGACGAGGTGGCGGAATGTAATTCATCCCCGTTGACGACGACTGCGGTTTATTATCATCTTGCGAAACAACTTCCGAATTCACCCGATTAGGTTCCCGCCATAATTCATCGTTTAACTCATTTTCGTTAACCGACTCTTCAGAATTTGCAGTCGCGTTAACCCCGGGAAAGTAATGAGGAACAAAACCGTGAGGAAACTGCATACCGGAGAATTGAGGATCGATAAACGGCATATTTGCGGGAATCATTCCCGCCATATTCCTTTGTGTGTATCCTAACGAAGCTAAAAAAGATGGCGAGATCGGAAACGGAAAATGACCAGATGCTAAATTCACCGGCCCGTGAAAACCATGAAACGCAGAAGATGCCGCCATCATGTTAACAAGATCTTGTTCCTCTTGATGCATATCGTCTTGTTGATACATATTTGATTCAACTGATGGCTCGGGACTTTGCTTCGGTGGAACATGGTGCAAGGTTGAAAACTCGTTTTTCTCGGTTTCCGGTTCAACGTTCTTTTTCCTGCTATGGGTTTTTCCATTTTCTGGTGGTTTGTTGTGGGTCCCTTGAAAAAGGACGTATTGGTATGTATCGGTTAGTTCAGGGCTGGACCGCGTTCTAGCAAACGGAGACCGTTGAATATCATTGACCAAAAGACCAGATTTCAAATTCCGTTGACCTTGGTTAGCATGTGAATTGACAGCAGAGGTCTTTGGTGAACGAGTGTGGTCAAAGTCAGACTCTTGACCAACGGATTCCGACTTTCGTTCAACTGAATCACTTATACGAGTATCGGTTTTCGAAATCAATGGATCGGTAACGGGTGCATCGGGGCGAATACCGTTACCATGCCGGTCCCACGTGTTGGTAAAAAAATTAGTTACTTCAGCAACAACATTTTCCTTTGGGCAGTCGAGAAATTTTTTTAGCTTTTTAGCCCCAAGTGAAAACGCGCTGCGTATTCTGAAAAAATTACCTAGAAACATGATAATAACAAAattgttaaaacacaatgcaaATACTCAAATAAATTAAATTAGAACATACCTTTACTCACGCTTCTTCCAAGATTATTACTCACACGTAGCGGATCAACAACGTTAAAATGTTTAGAAATAAAAGGCTGCCCTTGACTATCCTGGCCACTAGGAAAAACGGCATACACCGAACTACAAGCGTCGAGAAACACTTTATTAAGCAGCAATTCTCCACTGTCCTTACGAGGTGGTTCGGCTGTAGACATTATAAAAAAATATCACCGTTAAAACTAAAACGCTAGTTAGCGCATTATCAAGTAAAAAACACGTCAAACACCATTACCAGTTACATCTGGAAGTGAATTTATGGGCACTGGGCCCCACAGGCTAACACAAAAATTATCCCAGTCGAAATTACTGAAGAACTCCAGAAAACGATAAAGCACCTGCAGATGCAATGACGACACTCATAAGTAAGATTATCGTATTATGAATTTCTTCAAGTTGCAataatcaatatatatatatatatatatatatatatatgggtaaaATGAAAACTCCTATAAGTTGTGAGAACATAGAGAACTCGGCCAAAACGAAAGTTTTTTCATAAAATTTTTTTACCATAAATCCTAAAAAAATCAGCTTAtccaaaaaaaagtttttgttgATTTACACCACCGTAAAAAACTCTTACAGTGGATGTAAATGTTGATGTCAGCAGCTTTTTACAGCAGCGTAAAAAGGCTAAATACGCCTCTGGGAATTTT comes from the Helianthus annuus cultivar XRQ/B chromosome 4, HanXRQr2.0-SUNRISE, whole genome shotgun sequence genome and includes:
- the LOC110937542 gene encoding uncharacterized protein LOC110937542 isoform X1 — protein: MGELEGWSQMGGGGGGRLLPNGLLPNAGSLVDTLDSERWLIAEERTAELIACIQPNQPSEERRNAVADYVQRLIMKCFPCKVFTFGSVPLKTYLPDGDIDLTAFSDSPNLKDSWASEVCDLLQTEEKNENAEFQVKEVQYIQAEVKIIKCLVENIVVDISFNQLGGLCTLCFLEEVDHLINHNHLFKRSIILIKAWCYYESRILGAHHGLISTYALETLVLYIFHVFNNSFAGPLEVLYRFLEFFSNFDWDNFCVSLWGPVPINSLPDVTAEPPRKDSGELLLNKVFLDACSSVYAVFPSGQDSQGQPFISKHFNVVDPLRVSNNLGRSVSKGNFFRIRSAFSLGAKKLKKFLDCPKENVVAEVTNFFTNTWDRHGNGIRPDAPVTDPLISKTDTRISDSVERKSESVGQESDFDHTRSPKTSAVNSHANQGQRNLKSGLLVNDIQRSPFARTRSSPELTDTYQYVLFQGTHNKPPENGKTHSRKKNVEPETEKNEFSTLHHVPPKQSPEPSVESNMYQQDDMHQEEQDLVNMMAASSAFHGFHGPVNLASGHFPFPISPSFLASLGYTQRNMAGMIPANMPFIDPQFSGMQFPHGFVPHYFPGVNATANSEESVNENELNDELWREPNRVNSEVVSQDDNKPQSSSTGMNYIPPPRRVGGSGGLVRSQQKNNKEKRDRVRDNNHLDYSQFQENKLNDAYLEERATSSRLSSATHGNSLRSKTSSESSRDETLTVNKSTKEKRGKKTVNSIESSVEDDQDWVPVPSMSFGSESVSQTVAPMHVSRPHDPDIEQAQTSGSSSGFPMGPLIIGSNRRHQMMENSGGTPLTFYPTGPPVPFLTMLPFYNVPSENGSTNASENGDIGQSFHHEGVDQSVDFSPRGAGPGETPDEQHKSDILNSDFASHWQNLQFGRFCQSPRHHGPSVYPSPLMVPPMYLQGRVPWDGPGRPLPNMNVVTQLMNYGPRLVPFAPLQSGPNRPPNVYQHYAEEMPRYRSGTGTYLPNPVGVRDGNRRGNFNYDRSDNHGDRDSNSKPRASGRNQNHKRNQMDKSTARLDRLGSSGSRSFNSHRHDSFSTYQTQNGLLHPGSSQSGGSGNVGYGMYPLPGVPSNGSNGPGVVMMYPCDQNEQLEFGSMGPVGSSTVNEQSPRGEGNRSRGMQEEHRLYSPDQPLSPRHQRRV
- the LOC110937542 gene encoding uncharacterized protein LOC110937542 isoform X2, with the translated sequence MGELEGWSQMGGGGGGRLLPNGLLPNAGSLVDTLDSERWLIAEERTAELIACIQPNQPSEERRNAVADYVQRLIMKCFPCKVFTFGSVPLKTYLPDGDIDLTAFSDSPNLKDSWASEVCDLLQTEEKNENAEFQVKEVQYIQAEVKIIKCLVENIVVDISFNQLGGLCTLCFLEEVDHLINHNHLFKRSIILIKAWCYYESRILGAHHGLISTYALETLVLYIFHVFNNSFAGPLEVLYRFLEFFSNFDWDNFCVSLWGPVPINSLPDVTAEPPRKDSGELLLNKVFLDACSSVYAVFPSGQDSQGQPFISKHFNVVDPLRVSNNLGRSVSKGNFFRIRSAFSLGAKKLKKFLDCPKENVVAEVTNFFTNTWDRHGNGIRPDAPVTDPLISKTDTRISDSVERKSESVGQESDFDHTRSPKTSAVNSHANQGQRNLKSGLLVNDIQRSPFARTRSSPELTDTYQYVLFQGTHNKPPENGKTHSRKKNVEPETEKNEFSTLHHVPPKQSPEPSVESNMYQQDDMHQEEQDLVNMMAASSAFHGFHGPVNLASGHFPFPISPSFLASLGYTQRNMAGMIPANMPFIDPQFSGMQFPHGFVPHYFPGVNATANSEESVNENELNDELWREPNRVNSEVVSQDDNKPQSSSTGMNYIPPPRRVGGSGGLVRSQQKNNKEKRDRVRDNNHLDYSQFQENKLNDAYLEERATSSRLSSATHGNSLRSKTSSESSRDETLTVNKSTKEKRGKKTVNSIESSVEDDQDWVPVPSMSFGSESVSQTVAPMHVSRPHDPDIEQAQTSGSSSGFPMGPLIIGSNRRHQMMENSGGTPLTFYPTGPPVPFLTMLPFYNVPSENGSTNASENGDIGQSFHHEGVDQSVDFSPRGAGPGETPDEQHKSDILNSDFASHWQNLQFGRFCQSPRHHGPSVYPSPLMVPPMYLQGRVPWDGPGRPLPNMNVVTQLMNYGPRLVPFAPLQSGPNRPPNVYQHYAEEMPRYRSGTGTYLPNPKVGVRDGNRRGNFNYDRSDNHGDRDSNSKPRASGRNQNHKRNQMDKSTARLDRLGSSGSRSFNSHRHDSFSTYQTQNGLLHPGSSQSGGSGNVGYGMYPLPGVPSNGSNGPGVVMMYPCDQNEQLEFGSMGPVGSSTVNEQSPRGEGNRSRGMQEEHRLYSPDQPLSPRHQRRV